From one Oncorhynchus clarkii lewisi isolate Uvic-CL-2024 chromosome 6, UVic_Ocla_1.0, whole genome shotgun sequence genomic stretch:
- the LOC139412374 gene encoding fatty acid binding protein 1-B.1-like, which translates to MSFSGKYQMESHDNFESFMEAVGLPDELIQEGKDIKSISEIEETGDHFKVTVTTGTKILTNSFTIGQETELESPTGEKVNSVVTREGNKLTAILNGIEYVTELTDANTLVNTMTLSGMSYKRTSKRM; encoded by the exons ATGTCTTTCTCAGGGAAATACCAGATGGAGTCACATGACAACTTTGAGTCTTTCATGGAGGCTGTTG GTCTCCCTGATGAGCTTATCCAGGAGGGCAAAGACATCAAGAGCATCTCTGAGATTGAGGAGACTGGAGACCACTTCAAGGTGACTGTCACCACGGGGACAAAGATCCTCACCAACTCCTTCACCATTGGCCAGGAGACGGAGCTCGAGTCGCCGACCGGGGAGAAGGTCAAT TCTGTGGTGACGCGGGAAGGTAACAAGCTGACGGCCATCCTGAATGGGATCGAATATGTCACAGAACTTACAGACGCAAACACCCTCGTCAAC ACCATGACTCTATCTGGCATGTCATACAAGAGGACCAGCAAACGAATGTGA
- the LOC139411149 gene encoding isotocin-neurophysin IT 2, producing the protein MTGAAVSVCLLYVLSVCSACYISNCPIGGKRSIMDAPQRKCMSCGPGEQGRCFGPSICCGEDVGCWMGSPETAHCMEENYLPTPCQVGGRPCGSDTARCASPGVCCDSEGCSADQSCFAEEEGDNQIGQSEGSNSADVILRLLHLADHTPPHRVHQ; encoded by the exons ATGACTGGAGCCGCCGTGTCCGTGTGTCTACTTTacgtcctgtctgtctgttcagcCTGCTACATCTCCAACTGTCCCATCGGGGGCAAGAGGTCCATAATGGACGCTCCACAGCGCAAG TGCATGTCTTGTGGGCCAGGGGAGCAGGGCCGCTGCTTTGGCCCCAGTATCTGCTGTGGGGAGGATGTGGGCTGCTGGATGGGCTCCCCGGAGACGGCACACTGCATGGAGGAGAACTACCTGCCCACCCCCTGCCAGGTGGGAGGGAGACCCTGTGGATCTGATACAGCACGCTGTGCCTCTCCGGGAGTCTGCTGTGACTCAG AGGGCTGCAGTGCGGATCAATCTTGTTTCGCTGAGGAGGAAGGCGACAATCAAATCGGCCAATCAGAGGGCAGCAACTCTGCAGACGTCATCCTCAGGCTCCTGCACTTGGCTGACCACACGCCTCCTCATAGAGTCCACCAATGA
- the LOC139412069 gene encoding fatty acid binding protein 1-B.1-like — MSFSGKYQMESHDNFESFMEAVGLPDELIQEGKDIKSISEIEETGDHFKVTVTTGTKILTNSFTIGQETELESPTGEKVNSVVTREGNKLTAILNGIEYVTELTDANTLVNTMTLSGMSYKRTSKRM; from the exons ATGTCTTTCTCAGGGAAATACCAGATGGAGTCACATGACAACTTTGAGTCTTTCATGGAGGCTGTTG GTCTCCCTGATGAGCTTATCCAGGAGGGCAAAGACATCAAGAGCATCTCTGAGATTGAGGAGACTGGAGACCACTTCAAGGTGACTGTCACCACGGGGACAAAGATCCTCACCAACTCCTTCACCATTGGCCAGGAGACGGAGCTCGAGTCGCCGACCGGGGAGAAGGTCAAT TCTGTGGTGACGCGGGAAGGTAACAAGCTGACGGCCATCCTGAATGGGATCGAATATGTCACAGAACTTACAGACGCAAACACCCTCGTCAAC ACCATGACTCTGTCTGGCATGTCATACAAGAGGACCAGCAAACGAATGTGA